Proteins from a genomic interval of Beijerinckia indica subsp. indica ATCC 9039:
- a CDS encoding LLM class flavin-dependent oxidoreductase yields the protein MARRKEQIKLGAFLLFTGHHVAAWRHPKAQADTEFQDYVKLAKLAEAAKFDAVFFADGVGVRLDDIEAASRKAHNGANPFEPITLLSALAAVTETIGLIATASTSFSDPYNLARQFASLDRLSGGRAGWNLVTSSDAGAAPNFGHDAHIPHAERYERATEFADVVLGLWDSWEDDAFIRDRESGHYFDKDKLHVLNHSGKHFKVRGPLNIPRSPQGHPVVVQAGASEAGKELAARTAEAIFAAQITLDEAVTYYADVKSRLAKYGRSPEDLKILPGVHPVIGRTESEAREKFEELQSLIQPEVGLNLLAGLSGGIDLSQYPLDGPLPELPETNGGKSRQTLLLDLARRENLSIRQLYLRIAGARGHWQLVGTPEQIADQLEERFENYGADGFNLMSPITPGGLSDFIELVVPELRRRGLFRSEYEGRTLRENLGLKRPPNRFVGADTIAAAE from the coding sequence ATGGCACGACGCAAGGAACAGATCAAACTCGGAGCCTTTCTCCTGTTCACCGGTCATCACGTTGCCGCCTGGCGCCATCCGAAAGCCCAGGCCGATACCGAGTTTCAGGATTACGTCAAACTCGCCAAACTCGCCGAGGCGGCGAAATTCGACGCCGTCTTTTTCGCTGACGGTGTGGGCGTGCGGCTCGACGATATCGAGGCGGCAAGCCGCAAGGCTCATAATGGCGCCAATCCCTTCGAGCCGATCACGCTTCTCTCCGCGCTTGCGGCCGTGACTGAGACGATCGGCCTGATTGCGACCGCATCGACGAGCTTTTCCGATCCCTATAATCTCGCGCGGCAGTTCGCCTCGCTCGATCGTCTGAGCGGCGGACGCGCGGGCTGGAATCTCGTCACCTCCTCCGATGCTGGCGCGGCACCCAATTTCGGACATGACGCGCATATCCCGCATGCCGAACGCTACGAGCGCGCGACGGAATTCGCCGATGTCGTGCTAGGCCTCTGGGACAGTTGGGAGGATGACGCTTTCATTCGCGACCGCGAGAGCGGGCATTATTTCGACAAGGACAAGCTTCACGTCCTCAATCATAGCGGCAAACATTTCAAAGTGCGCGGGCCGCTCAACATTCCGCGTTCGCCGCAGGGCCATCCGGTCGTGGTGCAGGCGGGTGCCTCAGAGGCGGGCAAGGAACTCGCCGCCAGAACCGCAGAGGCGATCTTCGCCGCTCAGATCACACTTGACGAAGCTGTCACCTATTATGCCGATGTCAAAAGCCGGCTCGCCAAATACGGCCGCTCGCCGGAGGATCTCAAAATCCTGCCGGGCGTGCATCCGGTCATTGGCCGCACGGAATCCGAAGCGCGGGAGAAGTTCGAGGAATTGCAGTCTCTGATCCAGCCGGAAGTTGGCCTCAATCTTCTGGCCGGCCTTTCAGGCGGAATCGATCTTAGCCAATATCCACTGGATGGGCCGTTGCCCGAACTGCCCGAGACCAATGGCGGCAAAAGCCGGCAGACGCTTCTTCTCGATCTCGCGCGCCGGGAGAATCTTTCGATCCGCCAGCTCTATCTGAGGATTGCCGGCGCGCGCGGCCATTGGCAGCTCGTCGGCACGCCGGAACAGATCGCCGATCAGCTCGAGGAGCGTTTTGAGAATTACGGCGCCGACGGCTTCAATCTCATGTCGCCGATCACGCCCGGCGGCTTGAGTGATTTCATCGAACTGGTCGTTCCCGAGCTTCGCCGCCGTGGCCTGTTCCGCTCGGAATATGAGGGCCGGACGCTACGAGAAAATCTCGGTCTGAAGCGGCCGCCGAACCGCTTTGTGGGGGCCGATACAATCGCAGCCGCTGAATAG
- a CDS encoding acyl-CoA dehydrogenase family protein, translating to MNTHVTDLPSLLGTARVLAESFAETAAHYDATGAFPFANFQALFDSGLLTLTAPKAYGGAGRGLVDAQAVISEIARGEASTGLVLAMNYFQNANMARPTQWPSHVAAAVVRRSLEEVTLLNAAQAEPNIGSPSHGALPETRARLVEGTWRITGRKAYVTGQPGLAFAAVFAVTEEDDPRLSHFLVPLDAPGIRIIETWNATGMRATASHDIIFDNVAVPLDHRLDDQPAEGGVKRDETSMAWASILIASVYDGIARSARDWIVDFVKNRVPGSLGAPLASVPRIRDAIGDIEVRLITNARLLRSVAEDVDAGLPLGPAPASVRHVVIENAFAVTSLALELGGNPGVSRANPLERHHRNALTGRAHAPQGNLIRGIAARAILD from the coding sequence ATGAACACGCATGTCACTGATCTGCCCTCTCTTCTCGGCACCGCACGAGTTCTCGCCGAAAGCTTCGCCGAGACGGCAGCCCATTATGATGCCACAGGCGCCTTTCCGTTTGCGAATTTCCAGGCCCTGTTCGACTCCGGCCTTCTGACACTCACGGCGCCAAAGGCCTATGGCGGGGCGGGCCGGGGGCTCGTCGATGCCCAGGCCGTCATCAGTGAGATCGCAAGGGGTGAGGCCTCGACGGGCCTGGTGCTCGCAATGAACTATTTCCAGAACGCCAATATGGCGCGACCCACACAATGGCCTTCCCATGTGGCGGCAGCAGTGGTCAGACGCTCACTCGAAGAAGTGACGCTCCTGAACGCTGCTCAGGCAGAGCCGAATATTGGCTCGCCCTCTCATGGCGCCCTGCCCGAGACACGGGCGCGGCTTGTCGAGGGAACCTGGCGGATCACGGGCCGCAAGGCCTATGTGACGGGCCAGCCCGGCCTTGCCTTCGCGGCCGTTTTCGCCGTGACCGAGGAAGATGATCCGCGTCTCTCTCATTTCCTCGTCCCGCTCGACGCGCCCGGGATCAGAATCATCGAGACTTGGAACGCCACCGGCATGCGGGCGACAGCCAGCCATGACATCATTTTCGATAATGTCGCCGTTCCCCTTGATCATCGTCTCGATGATCAGCCTGCCGAGGGAGGCGTCAAGCGTGACGAGACGAGCATGGCCTGGGCTTCGATCTTGATCGCTTCCGTCTATGACGGCATCGCGCGGTCGGCACGTGACTGGATCGTCGATTTCGTCAAGAACCGCGTGCCCGGAAGTCTCGGCGCACCCTTGGCGAGCGTGCCGCGCATTCGCGACGCCATCGGCGACATCGAGGTGCGTCTCATCACCAATGCCCGGCTCCTGCGCTCGGTGGCGGAAGATGTCGATGCCGGGCTGCCGCTCGGACCCGCGCCCGCCAGCGTCAGACATGTCGTCATCGAAAACGCTTTCGCCGTGACGAGCCTCGCTCTCGAACTCGGTGGCAATCCCGGCGTCTCGCGAGCCAATCCGCTGGAGCGTCATCATCGCAACGCCCTCACCGGGCGCGCCCATGCCCCCCAGGGCAATTTGATCCGCGGCATTGCCGCCCGCGCCATTCTCGACTGA
- a CDS encoding LLM class flavin-dependent oxidoreductase translates to MAKREGQLKLGAFIYPAGHHIAAWRHPDAQADAGINFKHYVALAQAAEAAKFDLIFFADGVGTRGDNVEVLSRTAHSYVAQFEPLTLLSALSAVTDHIGLVGTASTSFNEPYHIARKFASLDHLSNGRAGWNLVTSASEFEARNFNRDSHFEHQERYERASEFAEVVTGLWDSFEDDAFPRDKESGRFFEPEKRHVLHHKGRFFQVQGPLNVARSPQGHPVIVQAGSSEAGKELAAKAGEVVFTAQQTLDEAKDFYADVKGRLAKYGRDRDDLKIMPGVFPVIGRTEAEAQAKFEELQALIHPTVGLSLISGATGGLDLSLYPLDGPIPDLPETNSSKSRQQLFIDLARRENLSIRQLYLRVAGARGHWQLVGTPEQIADQLEERFVEYGADGYNIMPPVFPTGLQDFIEGVIPELRRRGLFRSDYEGRTLRENLGLRRPANRHVQSAKAAE, encoded by the coding sequence ATGGCGAAACGTGAAGGCCAGCTGAAACTCGGTGCCTTCATCTATCCGGCGGGCCACCATATCGCGGCTTGGCGTCATCCGGACGCGCAGGCCGATGCGGGGATCAATTTCAAACATTACGTCGCTTTGGCGCAAGCCGCCGAGGCGGCGAAATTCGATCTGATCTTCTTCGCCGATGGTGTCGGGACCCGTGGCGATAATGTCGAGGTGCTGAGCCGTACCGCGCATAGTTATGTCGCGCAGTTCGAACCCCTCACGCTGCTCTCCGCGCTTTCGGCCGTCACCGACCATATCGGCCTTGTTGGCACCGCCTCCACCTCGTTCAACGAGCCATATCACATCGCCCGGAAATTCGCCTCGCTCGATCATCTGAGCAATGGCCGCGCAGGGTGGAACCTCGTCACTTCGGCGAGCGAATTCGAGGCCCGGAACTTCAACCGCGACAGCCATTTCGAGCATCAGGAACGCTATGAACGCGCGAGCGAATTCGCCGAAGTCGTGACGGGCCTGTGGGACAGTTTCGAGGATGATGCCTTTCCACGCGACAAGGAGAGCGGCCGTTTCTTCGAGCCGGAGAAAAGGCATGTGCTGCATCACAAGGGCCGTTTCTTTCAGGTGCAGGGCCCCCTCAATGTCGCGCGCTCGCCGCAGGGCCATCCCGTCATCGTACAGGCCGGTTCCTCCGAGGCAGGAAAGGAATTGGCAGCCAAAGCCGGTGAAGTTGTCTTCACGGCGCAGCAGACGCTCGACGAGGCCAAGGATTTCTATGCCGATGTCAAAGGCCGGCTTGCCAAATACGGCCGCGACCGGGACGATCTCAAAATCATGCCGGGTGTCTTTCCGGTAATCGGCCGTACCGAAGCCGAAGCTCAGGCGAAATTCGAGGAATTGCAGGCTTTGATCCATCCGACCGTCGGCCTGTCGCTGATTTCGGGCGCCACGGGTGGGCTGGACCTCTCGCTTTATCCGCTGGATGGCCCAATCCCGGATTTGCCGGAGACCAATTCGAGCAAGAGCCGGCAGCAATTGTTCATTGATCTCGCCCGCAGGGAGAATCTCTCGATCCGCCAGCTCTATCTGCGGGTCGCAGGCGCGCGCGGCCATTGGCAGCTCGTCGGCACCCCGGAACAGATCGCCGATCAACTCGAGGAGCGCTTCGTCGAATATGGCGCGGATGGCTACAATATCATGCCGCCGGTTTTCCCAACGGGATTGCAGGATTTCATCGAAGGGGTGATCCCTGAACTGAGGCGCCGTGGTCTGTTCCGTTCCGACTATGAAGGGCGGACTCTGCGAGAGAATCTGGGCCTGCGCCGCCCGGCCAATCGCCATGTCCAAAGTGCCAAAGCGGCTGAATAA
- a CDS encoding DUF3088 domain-containing protein codes for MSRDKLFLIEPGFQDAQKPGERFVCPHCNQVEGLLSAFPDLATRLDVERIPFARPRKPVIALLGEDNQSLPLLILGKEAPIPADAEHYGENAFVNTTARILELLSERHGFPRLHE; via the coding sequence ATGAGCCGCGACAAACTTTTTCTGATCGAACCGGGATTCCAAGACGCGCAAAAGCCCGGCGAGCGTTTCGTCTGTCCCCATTGCAATCAGGTCGAAGGGCTGCTCTCGGCCTTCCCCGATCTCGCGACGCGGCTCGATGTCGAGCGTATCCCCTTCGCACGGCCGCGCAAACCTGTCATCGCCTTGCTCGGCGAGGATAATCAATCCCTGCCGCTTCTCATCCTCGGCAAGGAAGCACCCATCCCCGCCGACGCCGAGCATTATGGCGAGAACGCCTTCGTCAACACGACCGCGCGGATCCTCGAGCTTCTCTCGGAACGCCACGGCTTTCCGCGTCTGCATGAATAG
- a CDS encoding NAD(P)-binding domain-containing protein produces MTDSDTFDIEALNALRLLGPDPADWVAERPGLDHNVTIVGGGQTGTAFAFALRRAGIGKVTIIDAAADENGAGIWLTRARMNKLRTPKNLVGPELGLPALSFQAWYEARHGAEAYAAIDRIPRTAWAAYLKWYRTFLGIEIRYGTRLARVEPADGAFRLHLESKGEPRIETTRKIIFGNGILGSGGAFIPEVLAKGLPRSLLAHTSDPIDFSALKGKDVAVVGGAASAFDAAATALEAGAASVRLFSRRETLASVPILRVRGYPGAYDNYAYLPDAIRWHQAIRYRQAGSTPPPDSIERVLRFANFHLHLGAPWTEAHVRDGRAETTIKGETFAFDYVIAGTGYFSDPNVRPELADFAEDILLWRDFYTPPADEQDAYLGAHPYLGFGHEYLEKEPGTAPFLKNIHVFNPSGFVSFGLPIGDVPSLKRDVPGVVARISRDLFLDDLPAHERRITGTVPPDFEDSLYAGAVHGDRQKVAAD; encoded by the coding sequence ATGACAGATAGTGACACTTTCGACATAGAGGCGCTGAATGCGCTCCGCCTGCTTGGTCCCGACCCCGCCGATTGGGTCGCCGAGCGGCCGGGCCTCGATCATAATGTGACGATCGTCGGCGGTGGCCAGACGGGCACCGCCTTCGCTTTCGCCTTACGTCGGGCCGGCATCGGCAAGGTGACGATCATCGATGCGGCGGCGGACGAAAATGGAGCCGGCATCTGGCTGACTCGCGCCCGCATGAACAAGCTCAGGACCCCCAAAAATCTGGTCGGCCCTGAACTCGGTCTCCCGGCCCTCAGCTTCCAGGCCTGGTATGAGGCGCGCCATGGCGCCGAGGCCTATGCTGCGATCGATCGCATCCCGCGCACGGCCTGGGCCGCTTATCTGAAATGGTATCGGACCTTTCTCGGTATCGAGATTCGCTACGGGACACGGCTCGCGCGCGTCGAGCCCGCCGATGGCGCTTTCCGCCTGCATCTCGAAAGCAAGGGTGAACCGAGGATAGAGACCACACGGAAGATCATTTTCGGCAATGGCATTCTAGGAAGCGGCGGCGCCTTTATCCCCGAGGTTTTGGCCAAGGGACTGCCGCGCAGCCTGCTCGCGCATACATCCGATCCGATCGATTTCTCCGCGCTCAAGGGCAAGGATGTTGCCGTTGTCGGCGGCGCGGCATCGGCCTTCGACGCGGCTGCCACGGCGCTCGAGGCTGGTGCGGCCTCGGTCCGCTTGTTCAGCCGGCGCGAGACTCTCGCGAGCGTGCCGATCCTGCGTGTACGCGGCTATCCCGGCGCCTATGACAATTATGCCTATTTACCGGATGCCATCCGCTGGCATCAAGCCATTCGCTATCGTCAGGCGGGCTCAACGCCGCCACCGGATTCCATTGAGCGCGTCCTGAGATTTGCGAATTTTCATCTGCATCTGGGCGCTCCCTGGACGGAGGCACATGTTCGGGACGGGCGCGCAGAGACGACGATCAAGGGCGAAACCTTCGCGTTTGATTACGTGATCGCCGGCACCGGCTATTTCTCCGATCCGAATGTCCGGCCGGAACTGGCGGATTTCGCGGAAGATATTCTGCTCTGGCGGGATTTCTATACGCCGCCAGCCGATGAACAGGATGCCTATCTCGGCGCGCATCCCTATCTCGGATTTGGCCATGAATATCTCGAAAAGGAACCGGGTACGGCGCCGTTTTTGAAAAATATCCATGTCTTCAATCCGAGTGGTTTCGTCTCCTTCGGCCTTCCAATCGGCGATGTGCCCAGCCTGAAGCGCGATGTTCCTGGCGTCGTCGCGCGCATCAGCCGCGATCTTTTCCTGGATGATCTTCCAGCCCATGAGCGCCGTATCACGGGCACCGTTCCACCGGATTTCGAGGACAGTCTTTATGCGGGCGCAGTCCATGGCGACAGGCAAAAGGTGGCTGCTGATTAA